Proteins from one Chitinophaga oryzae genomic window:
- a CDS encoding GNAT family N-acetyltransferase, whose translation MHPLPNIFPILHTDRLDLVELQPWHAADLLDLFSDQRVTQYYHVMPLKTELDAERVISYFHQRFRDQLGIRWGITLRGQSKLIGTIGFNSFPQLHRGVIVYALAHAYWGQGYMTEAILELVRYGFRELELSRMEAEVMPANISSERVLIKNGFRQEGTLKKWMEWEGRLFDINMWALVRES comes from the coding sequence ATGCATCCGTTACCCAACATATTTCCCATACTGCACACCGACCGCCTGGACCTCGTAGAACTGCAGCCCTGGCATGCCGCCGATCTGCTGGACCTCTTCAGCGACCAGCGCGTTACGCAATATTACCATGTCATGCCGCTAAAAACAGAACTGGATGCAGAAAGAGTCATCTCCTATTTCCACCAGCGTTTCAGGGACCAGCTGGGTATCCGGTGGGGCATCACCCTGCGGGGACAGTCAAAACTCATCGGCACCATCGGCTTTAACAGCTTTCCACAATTGCACCGCGGCGTTATCGTCTACGCCCTCGCACATGCCTACTGGGGCCAGGGATACATGACCGAAGCCATCCTTGAACTGGTACGCTACGGCTTCCGGGAACTGGAACTCAGCCGCATGGAAGCAGAAGTAATGCCCGCCAATATTTCCTCCGAGAGAGTGCTCATCAAGAACGGCTTCCGCCAGGAAGGCACGCTGAAGAAATGGATGGAATGGGAAGGAAGATTGTTTGATATTAATATGTGGGCGTTAGTGAGGGAGTCATAA
- the mnmA gene encoding tRNA 2-thiouridine(34) synthase MnmA produces MSKHGKVLVAMSGGIDSTVTALMLHEQGYEVVGITMKTWDYASAGASKKETGCCNLDSFNDARAAAVHHGFPHFVLDIRDEFGDFVINNFVDEYIAGRTPNPCVLCNTHIKWRALMKRADAMDCEFIATGHYGQIRRHDNGRMVISKGIDETKDQSYVLWGIQQDVLARTILPLGKYRKTEIRQMAFDFGYPELAKKAESYEICFVPDNDYRGFLKRKVEGLEERVNGGNFVLADGTIVGKHKGYPFYTIGQRKGLDIALGRPVFVTEIIPETNTIVLGNEDELQKNEMFVSGLNMGKYETIPDGMEAITKIRYKDPGALSLLHNEDGKVKVNFFEHVKGIAPGQSAVFYEGDDVIGGGIIQRGPISLHQ; encoded by the coding sequence ATGAGCAAGCATGGTAAAGTGCTGGTGGCCATGAGCGGCGGTATCGATAGTACCGTTACAGCGCTGATGTTGCATGAGCAGGGCTATGAAGTGGTGGGTATCACCATGAAGACCTGGGATTATGCTTCTGCCGGGGCCAGTAAAAAGGAAACCGGCTGCTGTAACCTCGACTCATTCAATGATGCCCGCGCAGCTGCGGTGCATCACGGGTTCCCGCACTTTGTGCTGGATATCCGCGATGAATTCGGGGACTTTGTCATCAATAACTTCGTAGACGAATATATTGCCGGTCGCACCCCCAACCCGTGCGTACTGTGTAATACACATATCAAATGGCGAGCCCTCATGAAACGGGCCGATGCCATGGACTGTGAATTTATTGCTACCGGACACTACGGTCAGATCCGGCGTCACGACAACGGCCGAATGGTTATCAGCAAAGGAATCGACGAAACAAAAGATCAAAGCTACGTATTGTGGGGCATCCAGCAGGACGTCCTCGCCCGCACCATCCTTCCCTTAGGGAAATACCGCAAAACGGAAATCAGGCAAATGGCCTTCGACTTCGGATACCCCGAACTGGCTAAAAAAGCAGAAAGCTATGAGATCTGCTTCGTGCCCGACAACGACTACCGCGGATTCCTCAAACGGAAAGTAGAAGGACTGGAAGAAAGGGTCAACGGCGGCAACTTCGTGCTGGCCGACGGCACCATCGTGGGTAAACACAAAGGTTATCCTTTCTATACCATCGGACAGAGAAAAGGACTCGATATCGCCCTCGGTCGCCCGGTATTCGTTACCGAAATCATCCCGGAAACCAATACCATCGTCCTGGGCAACGAAGACGAACTGCAGAAAAATGAGATGTTCGTCAGCGGCCTCAACATGGGCAAATATGAAACGATCCCGGACGGCATGGAAGCCATCACCAAGATCCGCTACAAAGACCCCGGCGCCCTGAGCCTCCTGCACAACGAAGACGGCAAGGTAAAAGTCAACTTCTTCGAACATGTAAAAGGCATCGCCCCCGGCCAGTCCGCCGTTTTCTATGAAGGCGATGATGTTATCGGCGGTGGTATCATCCAACGCGGCCCAATTTCGCTGCACCAATAA
- a CDS encoding tagaturonate reductase encodes MLHTLNKEYILKQTNSGVDEKVFHFPEKILQFGTGVLLRGLVDYLVDQGNRSGCYEGRIVVVKSTDGDTSEFSGQDNLYTTHIKGIAQGELVDQVLINASISRVLQSNADWGEVLAAVRQPALQTIISNTTEVGIQYVPEKIGDSAPASFPGKLLAVLKERYEYFRGSGNTGFVIVPTELVVDNGRLLKEIVLKLAAYNDMPAAFVQWIENENHFCNSLVDRIVPGKPRNLAELEEKAGYTDKLWIEVEPFLLWAIEGDAHVQSVLGFHKADERMLIAPSIVPFREQKLRLLNGSHTAAVPLAYLSGLNTVYECMKDDYMRHFFEEVVLREILPTIEQTCPQAASFAQDVLDRFANPFIAHKLISITFQESSKMNARNVRTLTRYYEQFKTLPEFMCLGFAAMLLFLKPTRMEDGKYFGTRDGEEYQITDDNIAIFAAHWETYSSPQQLAERVCADSRLWEADLAAIPHFTETVAGYLQTMMTGVKNVMQLQLPKN; translated from the coding sequence ATGCTACACACATTAAACAAAGAGTATATATTAAAGCAGACAAATTCCGGCGTTGATGAAAAAGTCTTTCATTTCCCGGAAAAGATATTACAGTTTGGCACCGGCGTATTGTTACGCGGGCTGGTAGACTATCTGGTGGACCAGGGCAACCGCAGCGGCTGCTATGAAGGCCGTATTGTAGTGGTGAAATCCACCGACGGCGATACCAGTGAATTCTCCGGCCAGGACAACCTGTATACGACGCATATCAAAGGCATCGCCCAGGGGGAACTGGTTGACCAGGTACTGATCAACGCTTCTATCAGCCGGGTTTTGCAATCGAATGCAGATTGGGGGGAAGTGCTGGCAGCCGTGCGACAGCCGGCCCTGCAGACCATCATCTCCAATACCACCGAGGTGGGCATACAATACGTACCGGAGAAAATCGGCGACAGCGCTCCGGCATCTTTCCCGGGTAAACTGCTGGCCGTCCTGAAAGAACGGTACGAATACTTCCGCGGCAGCGGTAACACCGGCTTTGTGATCGTACCTACTGAACTTGTGGTCGACAACGGACGTCTGCTGAAAGAGATCGTTTTGAAACTGGCGGCCTATAACGACATGCCGGCAGCTTTTGTACAATGGATCGAAAACGAGAATCATTTCTGTAACTCGCTGGTGGACAGGATCGTACCCGGTAAACCGCGTAACCTCGCGGAACTGGAAGAAAAAGCGGGTTATACCGATAAGCTGTGGATCGAAGTAGAGCCTTTCCTGTTGTGGGCGATAGAAGGAGATGCCCACGTACAGTCGGTCCTGGGCTTTCATAAAGCAGACGAGCGGATGCTCATCGCCCCCAGCATCGTGCCTTTCCGGGAACAGAAGCTGCGCCTGCTCAATGGCAGTCACACCGCGGCAGTACCGCTGGCTTATCTCTCCGGGCTGAACACGGTATATGAATGCATGAAAGACGACTACATGCGGCATTTCTTTGAGGAAGTGGTCCTGCGGGAAATATTGCCTACCATCGAACAGACATGCCCGCAGGCGGCCAGCTTCGCGCAGGACGTACTGGACCGTTTCGCCAATCCGTTCATCGCACATAAACTGATCAGCATCACTTTCCAGGAAAGCTCGAAAATGAATGCGCGTAACGTACGCACCCTCACCCGGTATTACGAGCAGTTTAAGACATTACCGGAATTTATGTGCCTCGGTTTTGCGGCCATGCTGCTGTTCCTGAAGCCCACCCGCATGGAGGACGGTAAATACTTCGGTACCCGGGACGGGGAGGAATACCAGATCACCGATGATAACATCGCCATTTTTGCCGCCCACTGGGAAACATATTCTTCCCCGCAACAGCTGGCAGAAAGGGTTTGCGCCGATAGCCGTCTCTGGGAAGCAGACCTGGCCGCTATCCCGCATTTTACGGAGACAGTGGCTGGTTACCTGCAAACCATGATGACCGGTGTGAAAAACGTGATGCAACTCCAGCTACCAAAAAACTAA
- the uxaC gene encoding glucuronate isomerase — protein sequence MKGFLTEDFLLQTETAKRLYFDYAQSMPVIDYHNHLPPDEIAQNKVFKNMTDIWLRGDHYKWRAMRANGVAEQYITGSADDFTKFRHWAATTPYTMRNPLYHWSHMELKNPFGITDLLSEATAEKIWEAGNDKLPKLSTRQLLQHFKVEVVCTTDDPTDSLEHHQAIANKPFGTRVLPTFRPDKAMAVDTPAVFNAFVDKLSAITDREIRSYRDLVEALQLRHTYFHEAGGRLSDHGITTFSFAAYTQQELDNIFLNARGHQAATPYESEQFKTAMLLQICEWNHERGWAQQFHAGAIRNNNSRLLQQLGADAGVDSIGDWSMAAAMSAFFDALDKKNKLAKTVIYNLNPAWNEVFATMAGNFQDGTIPGKIQFGSGWWFLDQKDGMEKQINTLSNMGLLSRFVGMLTDSRSFLSFPRHEYFRRILCNLIGRDVENGELPNDIPWLGKMVQDICYYNAKAYFDF from the coding sequence ATGAAGGGATTTCTGACGGAAGATTTTTTATTACAAACAGAAACGGCTAAACGATTATATTTTGACTATGCGCAATCGATGCCGGTGATTGACTATCATAATCATCTGCCTCCTGACGAAATTGCACAGAACAAGGTCTTTAAAAACATGACCGACATATGGCTGCGCGGCGATCACTACAAGTGGCGCGCCATGCGGGCCAACGGCGTAGCGGAGCAGTACATCACCGGCAGCGCCGACGACTTCACCAAATTCCGCCACTGGGCAGCGACAACGCCGTATACCATGCGTAACCCGCTGTACCACTGGTCGCACATGGAGCTGAAAAATCCCTTCGGCATCACCGACCTGCTAAGCGAAGCTACCGCCGAAAAAATATGGGAAGCCGGCAATGATAAACTGCCGAAGCTTTCCACCCGGCAGCTGCTGCAACATTTTAAGGTAGAAGTGGTTTGCACCACCGATGACCCCACCGATTCGCTGGAGCATCACCAGGCCATTGCCAATAAGCCTTTTGGCACCCGCGTGTTGCCTACCTTCCGGCCCGACAAGGCCATGGCGGTGGACACGCCGGCCGTATTCAACGCATTTGTGGATAAGCTGTCGGCCATTACCGACCGCGAGATCCGCTCTTACCGCGACCTCGTGGAAGCGCTGCAGCTGCGTCATACCTACTTCCATGAAGCGGGCGGCCGGTTGAGCGACCACGGTATTACCACCTTCTCTTTTGCCGCTTATACCCAGCAGGAGCTGGACAATATTTTCCTCAACGCCCGTGGCCACCAGGCGGCCACGCCCTATGAGAGCGAGCAGTTTAAAACCGCTATGCTGCTGCAAATCTGCGAGTGGAACCACGAACGGGGCTGGGCCCAGCAATTCCATGCCGGCGCTATCCGTAACAACAATTCCCGGCTGTTGCAGCAACTGGGCGCCGATGCCGGTGTGGACTCCATCGGCGACTGGAGCATGGCAGCTGCCATGAGCGCATTCTTCGATGCACTGGATAAGAAAAACAAACTGGCAAAGACCGTTATCTATAATCTTAATCCCGCCTGGAACGAAGTGTTTGCCACAATGGCCGGCAACTTCCAGGACGGCACCATCCCCGGCAAGATCCAGTTTGGCTCCGGCTGGTGGTTCCTCGACCAGAAAGACGGGATGGAGAAACAAATCAATACCCTGAGCAATATGGGGCTGCTGAGCCGTTTTGTAGGTATGCTGACAGATTCCCGGAGTTTTCTATCTTTTCCCCGTCATGAATATTTTCGTCGTATTTTGTGCAATCTCATTGGTCGTGATGTGGAAAACGGTGAACTCCCCAACGACATTCCATGGTTAGGGAAGATGGTCCAGGATATTTGTTACTACAACGCAAAAGCATATTTTGATTTTTAG
- a CDS encoding sugar kinase translates to MKSVKVITFGELLLRLSPDLAGNSSAIFVGGAEANVAAALARWGTPVAYISKVPENGFSRDVLKQLSDRGIATDRMLWGGDRIGIYYLAQGSDLKHAEVVYDRKYSSFSQIIPGTVNWDELLGDAEWFHWSAISPALNPDAAVICKEVLEAATRKGMTISTDLNYRSKLWQYGKQPHEVMPELVAYCDVIMGNIWAARTMLDTTLDSAALEADTKTVYLEQALKVAEEITARNKRCKRVAFTFRFSKDTTHAQYYTFYYHNGQASISKEYETHAVVDRVGSGDCFMAGLIHAQLEGKDDQGIISYAAAAAYSKFFVKGDFNTTSYEDIIKLM, encoded by the coding sequence ATGAAGTCTGTAAAAGTTATCACTTTCGGGGAACTGTTGTTGCGCCTGTCACCCGACCTGGCGGGCAATAGTTCCGCTATTTTTGTCGGTGGCGCAGAAGCCAATGTAGCTGCTGCACTGGCACGCTGGGGTACGCCGGTGGCATATATCAGTAAAGTGCCGGAAAACGGTTTTTCGCGGGACGTATTGAAACAGCTGAGTGACCGCGGCATTGCCACCGACCGGATGTTGTGGGGCGGCGACCGTATCGGTATCTATTACCTTGCACAGGGCAGCGATCTGAAACACGCCGAGGTGGTGTATGACCGTAAATATTCTTCTTTCAGCCAGATAATACCGGGTACGGTCAACTGGGACGAGCTGCTGGGAGATGCCGAATGGTTTCACTGGAGCGCTATCAGCCCTGCGCTGAACCCTGATGCTGCCGTGATTTGCAAAGAAGTGCTGGAAGCTGCTACCCGGAAGGGAATGACCATCTCCACCGATCTCAACTACCGCAGCAAATTATGGCAATACGGCAAGCAGCCGCATGAAGTGATGCCTGAGCTGGTGGCTTATTGCGATGTGATCATGGGTAATATCTGGGCTGCCCGCACCATGCTGGACACCACGCTGGACAGTGCGGCGCTGGAAGCGGACACCAAAACCGTGTACCTGGAACAGGCGCTGAAAGTAGCGGAAGAGATAACGGCGCGGAATAAACGCTGTAAAAGAGTGGCCTTCACTTTCCGTTTCAGCAAAGACACCACCCACGCGCAATACTATACTTTCTATTATCACAACGGACAGGCCAGCATTTCAAAAGAATATGAAACACATGCAGTGGTGGACCGTGTAGGCAGCGGCGACTGTTTTATGGCGGGCCTTATCCATGCACAGCTGGAAGGAAAGGATGATCAGGGTATCATCTCTTATGCCGCCGCCGCCGCTTATTCCAAGTTTTTTGTGAAAGGAGATTTTAACACCACCTCTTATGAGGATATTATAAAACTGATGTAA
- a CDS encoding bifunctional 4-hydroxy-2-oxoglutarate aldolase/2-dehydro-3-deoxy-phosphogluconate aldolase: protein MAPNPETIIAAFEQSGIIPVFYHDDADVCCEVLQACYDGGLRVFEFTSRGAQAQPNFSRLLELKKAKMPDLYLGIGTIKDATAAAAYTQLGADFIVCPVTDPETGAYCRSQQILWIPGCMTPTEISVAEKNGAPLVKLFPGNVLGPAYVKAIKPLFPDLKFMPTGGVEPTRVSMDAWFDAGVVCVGMGSNLLSKSLIDSRDWASLKEKIVQTFAFLSSKP from the coding sequence ATGGCACCAAACCCGGAAACCATTATAGCTGCATTTGAGCAGAGCGGTATTATCCCCGTTTTTTACCACGACGATGCAGATGTTTGTTGCGAAGTGCTGCAGGCTTGTTACGACGGAGGCCTCCGCGTATTTGAGTTCACCAGCAGGGGCGCGCAGGCGCAGCCCAATTTCTCCCGCCTGCTGGAACTGAAAAAGGCGAAGATGCCTGATCTGTACCTCGGTATCGGCACTATTAAAGATGCCACTGCCGCGGCAGCCTATACGCAACTGGGCGCCGATTTCATCGTGTGTCCTGTCACAGATCCTGAAACAGGCGCTTACTGCCGTTCACAGCAGATCCTGTGGATACCAGGTTGTATGACGCCTACCGAAATTTCCGTGGCAGAAAAAAACGGCGCTCCGCTGGTGAAGCTATTCCCCGGTAATGTATTGGGGCCGGCTTATGTAAAAGCTATCAAGCCACTGTTCCCGGACCTGAAGTTTATGCCTACCGGCGGTGTGGAGCCTACCCGGGTGAGCATGGACGCCTGGTTTGATGCCGGTGTTGTTTGCGTGGGCATGGGCAGTAACCTGCTCTCTAAATCACTGATTGACAGCCGCGATTGGGCATCGCTGAAAGAGAAAATAGTGCAAACGTTTGCATTTCTCAGCAGTAAGCCGTAA
- a CDS encoding MFS transporter: MNSTTLGNYRWRVCALLFVATTINYIDRQVLGLLKSDLSSEFNWTEQDYSNLVMIFSAAYSVGLLFFGRLVDKMGSKNGYSISIIVWSLSAMAHALVRSTMGFGVVRSVLGVSEAGNFPAAIKATAEWFPKKERAFATGIFNSGSNIAAVVGPVMVYWLARNHGWRHAFFWTGAIGFVWLVLWWIYYEIPSRQKRLGKAEFDHIHSDQEVEEVAPQPVRWGRLLGIRQTWAFVFGKLLTDPVWWFFLFWLPGYLESIFHVNLKANLGLPIIIIYAVTSFGSIGGGWLSSHLIKTGWPIFKARKVSMLIFALCVAPIMLIQYISNVWLAIALISLATAAHQAWSATIFTTASDMFPKRAVSSVVGIGGMAGSIGGTLFPIVIGAMLEHYKLLGNIGIGYNILFVMCGVAYLLAWTVMHFFAPKMEQVKL, encoded by the coding sequence ATGAATTCCACAACTTTAGGTAACTATCGCTGGCGTGTGTGCGCACTTCTCTTTGTAGCTACCACGATTAACTATATTGACAGGCAGGTGCTGGGTTTGCTGAAAAGCGATCTTTCCAGTGAATTCAACTGGACGGAGCAGGATTATAGTAACCTGGTCATGATTTTCTCTGCGGCGTATTCCGTTGGCTTACTGTTTTTTGGACGGTTGGTAGATAAAATGGGGTCCAAAAACGGATACAGCATTTCTATCATCGTGTGGAGCCTGTCGGCCATGGCGCATGCACTGGTGCGCTCCACCATGGGCTTTGGCGTGGTACGTTCCGTTCTGGGCGTAAGCGAGGCCGGTAACTTCCCTGCAGCGATCAAAGCCACCGCTGAGTGGTTTCCCAAAAAAGAAAGGGCTTTTGCCACCGGTATTTTCAACAGTGGTTCCAATATTGCGGCCGTTGTTGGTCCGGTGATGGTATACTGGCTGGCCCGTAATCACGGCTGGCGCCATGCTTTCTTCTGGACGGGCGCCATTGGTTTCGTGTGGCTGGTGTTATGGTGGATTTACTATGAAATTCCCTCCCGTCAGAAAAGGCTGGGCAAGGCGGAATTTGATCATATTCACTCCGATCAGGAGGTAGAAGAAGTGGCGCCGCAACCGGTAAGATGGGGCCGGCTGCTGGGCATCAGGCAAACATGGGCTTTTGTATTCGGTAAACTGCTCACCGATCCGGTATGGTGGTTTTTCCTCTTCTGGCTGCCCGGCTACCTGGAATCTATTTTCCATGTGAATCTGAAAGCCAATCTGGGTCTTCCTATCATCATCATCTATGCTGTCACCAGCTTCGGCAGTATCGGCGGAGGATGGTTGTCTTCCCATCTCATTAAAACCGGTTGGCCTATTTTCAAAGCCCGTAAGGTGTCTATGCTGATCTTTGCGCTGTGTGTGGCGCCGATCATGTTAATTCAATATATCAGTAACGTGTGGCTGGCCATTGCGCTTATCAGCCTGGCTACCGCGGCTCACCAGGCCTGGTCCGCCACCATCTTCACCACCGCTTCCGATATGTTCCCTAAACGCGCTGTAAGCTCTGTTGTAGGTATCGGCGGCATGGCCGGTTCCATCGGCGGCACGCTGTTTCCCATCGTGATCGGCGCTATGCTGGAACATTATAAACTGCTGGGTAATATTGGCATCGGTTATAATATCCTTTTCGTGATGTGCGGAGTGGCTTACCTGCTGGCATGGACAGTGATGCACTTCTTTGCACCGAAGATGGAACAAGTGAAACTTTGA
- a CDS encoding UxaA family hydrolase codes for MNTYLQIHPNDNVLVALQDIPAGTHVSFNGQDIQLQQNISAKHKFLINDIDGNEPITMYGVLVGKSTRPLKKGESLTTENVVHDANAFHEKDGAIQWQAPDVSKWKNATFMGYQREDGQVGTRNYWLVIPLVFCENRNVGVIKTAFEKGLGFAPAEVYNEQVQDLVALYKSGNIDAVKQYEAENITATDKRNVIFPNIDGIKFLTHEGGCGGTRQDSDALCALLAGYIHHSNVAGATILSLGCQHAQVSILQEALKKLNPQFNKPVLVYEQQKSASEFAMLSAAIKDTFLALIEANKQTRKPTPLSKLVIGLECGGSDGFSGISANPAVGHTSDLLVALGGTSILSEFPELCGVEQELINRCVTEEISDKFIRIMRAYENQAQSVGSGFYMNPSPGNIKDGLITDAIKSAGAAKKGGTSPVTDVLDYTEYVTKPGLNLLCTPGNDVESTSAEVGSGANIVLFTTGLGTPTGNPIAPVVKLATNTKLATRMKDIIDINTGTIISGEHSIAEMGEQILEFVIKAASGEVHTKAEQLNQDDFIPWKRGVSL; via the coding sequence ATGAACACTTACTTACAAATTCATCCGAATGATAATGTGCTAGTGGCGTTGCAGGATATCCCCGCCGGCACCCATGTTTCATTCAATGGCCAAGACATACAGCTCCAGCAAAATATCTCTGCGAAACATAAATTCCTGATCAACGATATCGACGGCAACGAACCCATTACCATGTACGGCGTACTGGTAGGGAAATCTACCCGCCCGCTGAAAAAAGGGGAAAGCCTCACCACGGAAAACGTTGTGCACGATGCAAACGCTTTCCATGAAAAAGACGGCGCCATCCAGTGGCAGGCCCCCGATGTCAGCAAATGGAAGAACGCCACTTTTATGGGCTACCAGCGTGAAGACGGACAGGTGGGCACCCGCAACTACTGGCTCGTAATACCGCTCGTTTTCTGCGAAAACAGGAACGTAGGCGTAATCAAAACAGCTTTCGAAAAAGGGCTGGGATTCGCACCGGCAGAAGTTTATAACGAACAGGTGCAGGACCTCGTTGCGCTGTACAAAAGCGGCAACATCGACGCGGTTAAACAATACGAAGCAGAAAATATAACGGCAACGGATAAACGTAATGTTATATTCCCTAATATCGACGGTATCAAGTTTCTCACGCACGAAGGCGGCTGTGGCGGTACCCGTCAGGATTCAGATGCATTGTGCGCCCTGCTGGCCGGCTATATCCACCACTCCAACGTGGCGGGAGCTACCATCCTCAGCCTGGGTTGCCAGCATGCACAGGTGTCTATCCTGCAGGAAGCCCTGAAGAAACTGAATCCGCAGTTCAACAAACCGGTACTGGTTTACGAGCAGCAAAAAAGCGCATCTGAATTTGCGATGCTGTCAGCCGCCATCAAAGACACTTTCCTGGCGCTGATAGAAGCGAACAAACAGACGCGTAAGCCCACTCCCCTGTCCAAACTGGTGATAGGCCTGGAATGCGGCGGCTCCGACGGCTTCTCCGGCATTTCCGCCAACCCGGCCGTAGGGCACACCTCCGACCTGCTCGTAGCACTGGGCGGCACCTCCATCCTCTCCGAATTCCCGGAACTGTGCGGCGTAGAACAGGAACTGATCAACCGCTGCGTAACAGAAGAAATTTCCGATAAATTCATCCGCATCATGCGGGCTTATGAAAACCAGGCCCAGTCAGTAGGTTCCGGTTTTTATATGAACCCTTCCCCCGGCAATATCAAAGACGGCCTCATTACCGACGCCATCAAATCTGCCGGCGCTGCCAAAAAAGGCGGCACCTCTCCGGTGACTGACGTGCTCGACTATACGGAGTATGTGACCAAACCGGGGCTGAACCTTTTATGCACACCAGGCAACGACGTAGAGTCCACCTCTGCGGAAGTAGGTTCCGGCGCCAATATCGTACTGTTCACCACCGGCCTCGGCACGCCTACCGGCAACCCGATCGCTCCTGTAGTGAAACTGGCGACCAACACGAAACTGGCCACCCGCATGAAAGACATTATCGATATCAATACCGGCACTATTATCAGCGGAGAACACAGCATCGCCGAGATGGGCGAACAGATCCTCGAATTCGTCATCAAAGCGGCCAGCGGCGAGGTACATACCAAAGCGGAACAGCTGAACCAGGATGACTTTATTCCGTGGAAAAGAGGAGTGTCGTTATAA